One region of Brachyhypopomus gauderio isolate BG-103 chromosome 9, BGAUD_0.2, whole genome shotgun sequence genomic DNA includes:
- the tfap2d gene encoding transcription factor AP-2-delta translates to MRLRSLLSSRSSMLMLNFQNFYITKGPTTSAGEIPSKYIFWARERALCSGEGISAAFTDSERRHFIYTRYFGDFFFLLHLFDSARKSGYWIARMSATFPGLVHDAEIRHDGSNSYRLMQLGCLESVANSSVAYSSSSPLTYPATGTEFASPYFPTNHQYTPLHHQSFHYEFQHSHPAVNPDAYSLNSLHHSQQYYQQLHHGEPADFINLHNARALKSSCLDEQRRELGCLDAYRRHDLSLMSHGSQYSMHPEQRLLPGAGLGLPPPGADDLQGSVDAQCGLMLNGQGGVIRRGGTCVVNPTDLFCSVPGRLSLLSSTSKYKVTIAEVKRRLSPPECLNASLLGGILRRAKSKNGGRCLREKLDRLGLNLPAGRRKAANVTLLTSLVEGEALHLARDFGYTCETEFPTKAVGEHLARQHTEPKEQNARKKMVLATKQICKEFQDLLSQDRSPLGSSRPTPILDLDIQRHLTHFSLITHGFGTPAICAALSTFQTILSEMLNYLEKHSANKSTGTPDAGQINSNDKTPLRKNETPSKDGKMEKSE, encoded by the exons ATGAGGCTGCGCTCTCTATTGTCCTCCCGTTCCTCAATGCTGATGCTTAATTTTCAAAACTTCTATATTACCAAGGGACCTACGACATCAGCCGGAGAAATACCCAGCAAGTACATATTCTGGGCCAGGGAGCGCGCTTTGTGCAGTGGGGAAGGCATTTCAGCCGCTTTTACCGACTCCGAGAGGCGACATTTCATTTACACGCGCTATTttggggatttttttttcttattgcaTTTATTCGACAGCGCAAGGAAATCGGGTTATTGGATCGCGAGAATGTCAGCCACCTTTCCGGGACTGGTCCACGATGCGGAG ATACGTCACGACGGATCAAACAGCTACCGTTTGATGCAACTCGGATGCTTGGAATCTGTGGCCAACTCGTCTGTCGCGTACTCCTCGTCGTCTCCGCTCACGTATCCGGCTACCGGAACCGAATTTGCTTCCCCGTATTTTCCCACGAACCACCAGTACACGCCCTTACACCATCAGTCCTTCCACTACGAGTTCCAGCACAGTCATCCGGCCGTGAACCCCGACGCCTACTCACTAAACTCGCTCCACCACTCGCAGCAGTACTACCAACAGCTACATCACGGCGAACCGGCGGATTTCATCAACCTCCATAACGCCCGGGCGCTCAAGTCGTCGTGTCTAGACGAGCAGCGACGAGAGCTGGGTTGCCTGGACGCGTATCGCCGGCATGACCTCTCGCTCATGAGCCACGGGTCCCAGTACAGCATGCACCCCGAGCAAAGACTGCTGCCCGGGGCAGGTCTGGGGCTACCGCCGCCGGGGGCCGATGACCTACAG GGTTCCGTGGACGCGCAGTGCGGGCTCATGTTGAATGGTCAAGGCGGGGTTATCCGGCGAG GTGGCACGTGTGTGGTCAACCCGACGGATCTGTTCTGCTCGGTGCCAGGGCGGCTATCTCTCCTCAGCTCTACCTCCAAATACAAAGTGACCATAGCGGAAGTCAAACGACGTCTCTCTCCACCAGAGTGTCTCAACGCCTCCCTGCTGGGGGGCATCTTAAGAAG AGCAAAGTCCAAGAATGGTGGCCGGTGCCTTAGAGAGAAGCTGGACCGGTTGGGACTCAATCTCCCAGCAGGCCGCAGGAAAGCTGCCAATGTAACACTGCTCACCTCTTTAGTGGAAG GTGAAGCGCTCCACCTGGCGCGAGACTTTGGCTACACCTGTGAGACGGAGTTCCCTACCAAGGCGGTGGGCGAACACCTGGCCCGGCAGCACACGGAGCCAAAGGAGCAGAACGCCCGCAAGAAAATGGTGCTGGCGACAAA gcagATCTGTAAAGAGTTTCAGGATTTGTTGAGTCAGGATCGTTCTCCTCTCGGTTCCTCCCGGCCAACACCTATACTGGATCTAGACATTCAGAGACATCTAACGCATTTCAG TCTCATCACGCATGGCTTCGGCACACCAGCCATCTGTGCGGCCCTCAGCACCTTCCAGACCATTCTCAGCGAGATGCTAAACTATCTGGAGAAGCATTCAGCGAATAAGAGCACAGGAACACCAGACGCCGGCCAGATCAACTCCAACGACAAAACACCACTGCGCAAAAACGAGACGCCGTCTAAAGACGGCAAAATGGAGAAATCGGAATGA